Proteins encoded together in one Bactrocera neohumeralis isolate Rockhampton chromosome 4, APGP_CSIRO_Bneo_wtdbg2-racon-allhic-juicebox.fasta_v2, whole genome shotgun sequence window:
- the LOC126754905 gene encoding lysozyme B-like, protein MKAFALLVFALALATPAFAEVLDRCSLAREMSRLGVPRDQLARWACIAEHESSYRTDVVGPTNYNGSNDYGLFQINDYYWCQPADGRFSYNQCHIGCDGLLTNDIEPIVRCAQEVLRMQGWSAWSTWRYCDGYVPSIDDCF, encoded by the coding sequence ATGAAAGCTTTCGCCCTCTTGGTCTTCGCTCTGGCTTTAGCCACGCCAGCCTTCGCTGAGGTCTTGGATCGTTGCTCTTTGGCTCGTGAGATGTCTCGTTTGGGTGTGCCTAGGGATCAATTGGCACGTTGGGCTTGTATTGCCGAACACGAGAGTTCCTACCGCACTGATGTCGTCGGTCCAACCAACTACAATGGCTCCAACGATTATGGTCTCTTCCAGATTAACGACTACTACTGGTGCCAACCTGCGGACGGTCGCTTCTCCTATAACCAGTGCCACATCGGCTGTGATGGATTATTGACTAACGACATCGAACCCATTGTACGTTGTGCCCAAGAGGTGCTGCGCATGCAAGGATGGTCTGCCTGGTCAACCTGGCGCTACTGCGACGGCTATGTGCCAAGCATTGATGATTGCTTCTAA
- the LOC126754908 gene encoding lysozyme B-like gives MKAFALLVFAVALAAPAFAEVLDRCSLAREMSRLGVPRDQLARWACIAEHESSYRTDVVGPTNYNGSNDYGLFQINDYYWCQPADGRFSYNQCHIGCDGLLTNDIEPIVRCAQEVLRMQGWSAWSTWHYCDGYVPSIDDCF, from the coding sequence ATGAAAGCTTTCGCCCTCTTGGTCTTCGCTGTGGCTTTAGCCGCACCGGCCTTCGCTGAGGTCTTGGATCGTTGCTCCTTGGCTCGTGAAATGTCTCGCTTGGGTGTACCCAGGGATCAACTAGCTCGTTGGGCTTGTATTGCCGAACACGAGAGCTCCTACCGCACTGATGTCGTCGGTCCAACCAACTACAATGGCTCCAACGATTACGGTCTCTTCCAGATCAACGACTACTACTGGTGCCAACCTGCGGACGGTCGCTTCTCCTACAACCAGTGCCACATCGGCTGTGATGGATTATTGACTAACGACATCGAACCCATAGTACGTTGTGCCCAAGAGGTCTTACGCATGCAAGGTTGGTCAGCCTGGTCCACCTGGCATTACTGCGACGGCTATGTGCCAAGCATTGATGACTGCTTCTAA
- the LOC126754903 gene encoding lysozyme B-like, which yields MKAYICLIVALALAAPAFGKVLDRCSLAREMSRLGVPRDQLARWACIAEHESSYRTDVVGPTNYNGSNDYGLFQINDYYWCQPASGRFSYNQCHIGCNGLLTDNIEPIVRCAQEVLRMQGWSAWSTWHFCDGALPSIDDCF from the coding sequence ATGAAAGCCTATATTTGCTTAATCGTCGCACTGGCTCTGGCCGCACCAGCTTTCGGTAAGGTCTTAGACCGTTGCTCCTTGGCTCGTGAGATGTCTCGCTTGGGTGTGCCTAGGGATCAATTGGCACGTTGGGCTTGTATTGCCGAACACGAGAGTTCCTACCGCACTGATGTCGTCGGCCCAACTAACTACAATGGCTCCAACGATTACGGTCTTTTCCAGATCAATGACTACTACTGGTGCCAGCCTGCCAGCGGACGCTTCTCGTACAATCAGTGTCACATCGGTTGCAATGGATTGTTGACCGACAACATCGAACCCATAGTACGTTGTGCCCAAGAGGTCTTACGCATGCAAGGTTGGTCTGCCTGGTCCACCTGGCACTTCTGCGATGGCGCTTTGCCAAGCATTGATGACTGCTTCTAA